Proteins co-encoded in one Methylomonas albis genomic window:
- a CDS encoding putative bifunctional diguanylate cyclase/phosphodiesterase: MNSKQLKILAIDDTPSNLALLGLALQDDYQIQIATSGGKGLELALDAPPDLILLDIMMPDMDGYETCRRIKANPRLKDIPIVFITALNETQAETLGFSLGAADYLTKPISIEIARLRIRNLLEREQFRQELQRREAEQRLAASVFAHTHDCVVITDSENRIIDVNAAFSRITGYSREEVLGKNPSMLKSGRQSTEFYKAMWQSLNAHDHWSGELWNRNRKGEVFAALTSISAVRDDNNQIHHYISLSADITPLKNHEYDLERIAHFDPLTGIPNRVLLADRLAQALAHTHRAGNHMAICYLDLDGFKPVNDQFGHDVGDQLLIEISVRIRDCLRAGDTVARIGGDEFVLLLLDFSDSRECEAVLERMLCAVAEPTSIEDNLVCVSASLGFTLYPNDQANADTLLRHADQAMYIAKQRGKNRYHLFDQELDRIALIRGETLTQIETALLNNQFVLYFQPKVNMRMGKVLGAEALIRWQHPERGLLSPAAFLPDIEGTDLVIALGNWVLARALDHLQHWQNMGLNIVISINIAPRHLLHHDFVETLKSGFAAHPQLRPHCLELEILETAALEDIGRVTAVMKECQKLGVGFALDDFGTGYSSLTYLKALPAETLKIDQSFIHDILGDPEDLAIVAGIINLTAAFHRQVIAEGVETEEHGLLLLKLGCDNAQGYGIARPMPAGDLHAWIDNWLPNEEWLKKSDCP, from the coding sequence GTGAACAGCAAACAGCTGAAAATTCTTGCCATAGACGACACGCCCTCCAACCTGGCCTTGTTAGGTTTGGCATTGCAAGACGACTATCAAATTCAAATCGCCACCTCCGGCGGCAAAGGCCTGGAATTGGCGCTCGATGCCCCGCCAGACCTGATCCTGCTCGACATCATGATGCCGGATATGGATGGCTATGAAACCTGCCGCCGGATCAAGGCCAATCCGCGCCTGAAAGACATTCCGATTGTGTTCATTACGGCTTTAAACGAAACTCAAGCCGAGACACTAGGTTTTTCCTTGGGCGCCGCTGACTATCTAACCAAACCCATCAGCATCGAAATTGCCCGCCTACGCATTCGCAACTTGCTGGAGCGCGAGCAATTTCGCCAAGAACTGCAACGCCGAGAAGCGGAGCAACGCTTGGCAGCCAGCGTATTCGCTCACACCCACGACTGTGTGGTAATTACCGACAGCGAGAATCGCATCATCGATGTCAATGCGGCTTTTAGCCGAATTACCGGTTACTCACGCGAAGAAGTACTGGGCAAAAACCCCAGCATGCTCAAATCCGGTCGGCAATCAACAGAATTTTACAAAGCCATGTGGCAATCGCTAAACGCACACGATCATTGGAGCGGCGAACTCTGGAACCGTAATAGGAAGGGCGAGGTATTTGCCGCGCTGACTTCAATTTCGGCGGTGCGAGACGACAATAACCAGATTCATCATTACATCAGCTTGTCGGCAGACATCACTCCGCTGAAAAACCATGAATACGATCTGGAACGCATAGCACATTTCGATCCGTTAACCGGCATTCCCAATCGGGTATTACTGGCCGACCGGCTTGCGCAAGCGTTAGCCCACACCCATCGTGCCGGCAATCACATGGCGATATGTTATCTGGATCTGGACGGCTTTAAGCCGGTGAACGACCAATTCGGTCACGATGTCGGCGATCAATTGCTGATAGAAATTTCGGTACGCATCCGCGACTGCCTAAGAGCCGGCGATACCGTGGCCCGCATCGGCGGCGACGAGTTTGTGCTGCTATTACTGGATTTTAGCGATAGCCGCGAATGCGAAGCCGTATTGGAGCGCATGCTCTGCGCGGTCGCGGAACCAACGTCGATTGAAGACAATCTGGTCTGCGTATCCGCCAGCCTTGGCTTTACGCTGTACCCCAACGATCAGGCAAATGCCGACACCCTGTTACGGCATGCCGACCAGGCCATGTATATCGCCAAACAACGCGGTAAAAATCGCTACCACCTGTTTGATCAGGAACTGGATCGGATCGCGCTAATACGCGGCGAAACCTTGACGCAAATCGAGACCGCGCTACTCAACAACCAATTCGTGCTGTACTTCCAACCCAAAGTTAATATGCGCATGGGTAAAGTACTGGGCGCAGAAGCTTTAATACGCTGGCAGCATCCCGAGCGAGGCTTATTGTCGCCTGCCGCGTTTTTGCCCGATATAGAAGGTACCGATCTGGTGATAGCCCTGGGCAACTGGGTATTGGCCCGCGCCCTAGACCATCTGCAACACTGGCAGAACATGGGCTTGAACATTGTCATTAGTATCAATATCGCCCCTCGGCATTTACTGCACCATGACTTTGTCGAAACCCTGAAATCCGGCTTTGCCGCCCATCCGCAATTGCGCCCCCACTGCCTGGAACTGGAGATACTGGAAACTGCCGCGCTGGAAGATATTGGCCGCGTCACGGCCGTAATGAAGGAATGCCAAAAGCTGGGCGTCGGCTTTGCGCTGGACGATTTCGGCACCGGCTATTCATCATTGACCTACCTGAAAGCCCTGCCGGCCGAAACCTTAAAGATCGACCAATCGTTCATCCACGACATCCTCGGCGACCCGGAAGATCTGGCCATCGTCGCCGGCATCATCAATCTCACGGCCGCCTTCCATCGACAAGTGATAGCCGAAGGCGTCGAAACCGAGGAACACGGCTTGCTATTGCTGAAATTGGGCTGCGATAACGCCCAGGGCTACGGCATCGCCCGGCCAATGCCGGCCGGGGACTTACATGCCTGGATAGATAACTGGCTACCTAACGAGGAATGGTTAAAAAAATCAGACTGTCCCTAA
- a CDS encoding sensor histidine kinase: MNQAPSYRELQERVKQLETRARKLSEEKANLYLILHMVELLNPIAGVEGLLESLMTALCGSLGGSNVEIYYLDEGEIHFANLAGERQILDHIDDPLISEVFQHRRFVEQATDSQRTLLRGITPAVACTWVMPLQIGKELLGAIKMTDMLGSAQMRDYLSPFFSHMALILSNEIKTRIAETANQAKSNFLATMSHEIRTPLNGILGMAQLLNMPDCDPSKHQECARTILTSGQILLTLLNDVLDLSKIEANRLELVLSATQPRQIIAEVQSLFGESAHQRHLQIESAWLGPAEQCYLLDQIRVRQMLSNLVSNAIKFTSQGVIQIHVTELRRQGSQAQLEFSVTDHGIGIAPEQQHLLFKPFTQLDASSTRRYAGTGLGLSIVQRFAGLMQGEAGVESSSGAGARFWFRIRCEIVDCHLHNNNYQQEPLPMLGAELHADTPDISQSYMEPPPVALSDPTISAAEIASIQHNPELRPLLDELDKLLAKNMFHAINQAKALQNQLHGSPIEPCFAVITQLVIEMKFDPARQQLRRLYAVLGWDGAQVQ; this comes from the coding sequence ATGAATCAAGCGCCTTCTTATCGAGAACTGCAGGAACGGGTCAAGCAATTGGAGACCCGCGCCCGCAAGCTTTCGGAAGAAAAGGCGAATCTATATCTAATCTTGCACATGGTGGAGTTGCTAAACCCCATCGCTGGCGTCGAGGGACTGCTGGAGAGCCTGATGACCGCGTTGTGCGGCAGTTTAGGCGGCAGTAATGTCGAAATTTATTATCTGGACGAGGGCGAGATTCATTTCGCCAACTTAGCCGGCGAACGCCAAATTCTCGATCATATCGACGACCCATTGATCAGTGAAGTTTTTCAACACCGTCGCTTTGTCGAACAAGCAACGGATTCTCAGCGCACGCTACTCCGCGGCATCACCCCGGCCGTCGCCTGCACCTGGGTCATGCCCTTGCAAATCGGCAAAGAGTTACTCGGCGCCATCAAAATGACCGACATGCTGGGCTCCGCGCAAATGCGCGATTACCTATCGCCGTTTTTCTCGCACATGGCGCTGATTTTGAGCAATGAAATCAAAACCCGTATCGCTGAAACCGCGAATCAGGCCAAAAGTAACTTCCTGGCCACCATGTCACACGAAATCCGCACCCCGTTGAACGGTATCTTGGGGATGGCGCAATTACTCAACATGCCGGATTGCGACCCAAGCAAGCATCAAGAATGCGCCCGTACCATCCTGACATCCGGGCAAATCTTGCTAACCCTGCTAAATGATGTGTTGGATTTGTCCAAAATCGAGGCGAATCGCCTGGAGCTAGTGTTATCGGCCACGCAACCGCGCCAAATCATTGCCGAAGTTCAATCGCTGTTTGGTGAAAGTGCGCATCAGAGACATCTGCAGATTGAAAGCGCCTGGTTAGGCCCCGCCGAGCAATGCTATTTACTGGATCAAATCAGAGTCAGACAAATGCTCTCAAACCTGGTTAGCAATGCCATTAAATTTACCAGTCAGGGTGTCATCCAAATCCACGTAACCGAACTGCGGCGGCAAGGTTCGCAAGCTCAATTAGAATTTTCAGTCACCGATCACGGCATAGGCATTGCTCCTGAGCAACAACACCTGTTATTCAAACCTTTTACCCAGCTTGACGCCAGTTCAACACGGCGGTACGCCGGCACCGGCCTGGGCTTATCGATCGTGCAACGTTTTGCCGGACTGATGCAGGGCGAGGCCGGCGTGGAAAGTAGCTCCGGCGCAGGCGCCCGCTTCTGGTTCAGAATCCGTTGCGAAATCGTTGATTGTCATTTGCACAATAACAATTACCAACAAGAGCCCCTACCCATGTTAGGCGCGGAACTGCATGCAGATACGCCGGACATCTCTCAAAGCTACATGGAGCCGCCTCCCGTTGCGTTGTCCGACCCGACAATCAGCGCGGCAGAAATAGCCTCGATTCAACATAACCCGGAGTTACGGCCACTACTGGACGAACTCGACAAATTACTTGCCAAAAACATGTTCCATGCCATTAATCAAGCCAAGGCATTACAGAACCAACTACACGGCAGCCCGATAGAGCCGTGTTTTGCCGTAATAACCCAGTTGGTTATCGAAATGAAATTTGACCCGGCACGCCAACAATTACGGCGACTTTATGCCGTATTGGGTTGGGATGGAGCGCAAGTCCAGTGA
- a CDS encoding DUF1638 domain-containing protein — translation MKTFVIQPENQPPLTMIGCGILRKEVDRLIEKNRWNVHTHYLDSALHNYLNRLSTELNQALEEREKLGEKTVVFYGGCHPLMEKYLEGHHTCRTHGQNCIVMLLGYELFMQELEKGAYFLLEDWALTWEPMITACFGANMTVIREIFHSSHKYILALRTPCNGDFSSAAEAAARFVDLPLEWRDVNLEHLESVLADAIQRRLAADQ, via the coding sequence ATGAAAACCTTCGTAATCCAACCGGAAAATCAACCGCCGCTGACGATGATAGGCTGCGGCATCTTGCGCAAGGAAGTGGATCGATTAATCGAGAAAAATCGGTGGAACGTCCATACCCATTATCTGGATTCGGCCCTACACAACTACCTGAATCGTTTATCCACCGAGCTGAATCAGGCACTGGAAGAGCGCGAGAAACTCGGTGAAAAAACCGTGGTGTTTTACGGCGGCTGTCACCCCCTGATGGAAAAATATCTGGAAGGCCACCACACCTGCCGCACCCACGGCCAAAACTGTATCGTGATGTTATTGGGCTACGAGCTGTTCATGCAGGAACTGGAAAAAGGCGCGTATTTTTTACTGGAAGATTGGGCCTTGACCTGGGAGCCGATGATCACCGCGTGCTTCGGCGCGAACATGACGGTGATTCGAGAGATATTCCACAGCAGCCACAAATATATTCTGGCCCTCCGCACGCCGTGTAACGGCGATTTTAGTTCCGCGGCGGAAGCCGCCGCCCGGTTCGTCGATCTGCCGCTGGAGTGGAGGGATGTCAACCTGGAGCATTTGGAGTCGGTATTGGCCGATGCCATTCAACGCCGGCTTGCCGCGGATCAATGA
- a CDS encoding uroporphyrinogen decarboxylase family protein — MTPLEILNAATSGAPAPRIPIFCNLPDHGARELGMPAKEYFSMGEYVADAQLRMLRRYGYDNIWSLHYVGKEAELLGCREILFADDGVPNVADFVIKNLDDIAKFDIPADITQHPAWQPIADCMRILRTEVGATHPICAYITASTTLPAILMGMDKWMELFLLGPFDIRDELLRKCSDFFQQEIAALRALGANVLIYSSPFGSPYFVSRKQIEHIVMPWMQRDLLPGGSEGVVYYCGMAPFNDVIDLVFDELHIKSHHISPLADIAEAKRLINTRGLTCGVIDDIKMIHWSAEQTRAEVKRIIEIGKTGGHFLFGNGVMPLAVPEANILAMVDAAFEYGRLE, encoded by the coding sequence ATGACACCTCTCGAAATTCTTAACGCCGCGACAAGCGGCGCACCAGCACCGCGTATTCCAATTTTTTGCAATCTCCCCGATCACGGCGCCAGGGAATTGGGGATGCCTGCCAAGGAATACTTCAGCATGGGTGAATATGTCGCCGACGCCCAATTGCGCATGCTGCGGCGTTACGGATACGACAACATATGGAGCCTGCATTACGTCGGCAAAGAGGCGGAATTGCTGGGTTGCCGGGAAATTCTGTTTGCCGACGACGGCGTCCCGAATGTCGCCGACTTTGTCATTAAAAACTTGGACGACATCGCTAAATTCGACATTCCGGCCGACATTACCCAACATCCAGCGTGGCAACCCATCGCCGACTGTATGCGGATTTTGCGCACTGAAGTCGGCGCTACACATCCAATTTGCGCGTACATCACGGCCTCAACCACTTTGCCGGCCATTTTGATGGGCATGGACAAATGGATGGAGCTATTCCTGCTCGGCCCTTTCGACATACGCGACGAACTACTACGCAAATGCTCGGACTTTTTCCAACAAGAAATCGCCGCCTTGCGTGCCTTAGGGGCAAATGTCCTAATTTATTCCTCGCCATTCGGCTCGCCATATTTCGTCAGCCGCAAACAAATCGAGCACATCGTAATGCCCTGGATGCAACGGGACTTACTGCCGGGCGGCAGCGAAGGCGTGGTCTATTACTGTGGCATGGCCCCTTTTAACGATGTAATCGATTTGGTTTTCGATGAACTTCACATCAAAAGCCACCACATTAGCCCGCTTGCCGACATCGCCGAAGCCAAACGCCTGATTAATACCCGCGGCCTGACCTGCGGCGTCATCGACGATATTAAAATGATTCATTGGAGCGCGGAACAAACCCGCGCCGAAGTAAAACGTATTATTGAAATAGGCAAAACCGGCGGCCACTTTCTGTTCGGTAACGGCGTAATGCCATTGGCAGTGCCCGAGGCCAACATTCTGGCTATGGTCGATGCCGCTTTCGAATATGGGAGACTGGAATGA
- a CDS encoding cobalamin B12-binding domain-containing protein, giving the protein MLDAYIQSYNQAVFETDKQAALDVVNQALLDGFSPENIVFNLVIPAVELMMALIEKDPDANLAQHFMTAQIAADVTEKMLEKFSKPPEMIGRVVIGAAHGDLHSLGKRIVSGCLKSLMVDVIDLGTNVSADKFVDAAISENAQVIAVSAMMVHTATSEKGSLGVRTLLQQRGLEQQIKLVVGGAPYRFDPELYTKVGADAWAPDGVTAAKVIVDLIRGVKP; this is encoded by the coding sequence ATGCTTGATGCTTATATTCAATCCTACAATCAGGCGGTATTCGAAACCGATAAGCAAGCGGCGCTGGATGTCGTCAATCAGGCTTTGCTCGACGGCTTTAGTCCGGAGAACATAGTTTTCAACTTGGTTATCCCGGCAGTCGAATTAATGATGGCCTTGATTGAAAAAGACCCTGACGCCAATCTGGCCCAGCATTTCATGACCGCGCAAATAGCCGCCGACGTCACAGAAAAGATGCTGGAAAAATTCAGCAAGCCCCCGGAAATGATCGGCCGGGTCGTCATCGGTGCAGCCCACGGCGACCTGCATTCCTTGGGCAAACGTATCGTCAGCGGCTGTTTGAAATCGTTGATGGTGGATGTGATTGATCTAGGCACCAATGTCAGCGCCGACAAGTTCGTCGATGCCGCGATCAGCGAAAACGCTCAGGTCATTGCCGTGTCTGCGATGATGGTACATACGGCCACCAGTGAAAAAGGCAGTTTGGGTGTGCGGACGTTGTTACAACAGCGCGGCTTGGAACAACAAATCAAACTAGTGGTAGGCGGTGCCCCCTACCGATTCGATCCCGAGCTGTACACCAAGGTCGGCGCGGATGCCTGGGCACCTGATGGCGTCACCGCCGCCAAAGTCATCGTCGATTTGATTCGCGGAGTCAAACCATGA
- a CDS encoding ASKHA domain-containing protein, which produces MTETALNTERPSSPDRAPLATIRSETQTLCLPINSTMSVRQALDTTDLRVRAACGGLGTCGACLIQTISGDFNPPTLAERQKLLPEDLASGVRLACQLRVRSDCELYLENPAPHSDWKSLDTSQLYRADGDPAVTAYVYGVAVDLGTTHIRLSLWNRQSGRRIGTRYSINPQVAHGADVLTRLDAERLDVEDCLRIGQQARDAIMDGIRDILSRDMGEITPILAELGKVLIVGNTAMLSLICGNSGDSLYQPENWQSPIACQPVDTEAWRHAWRTPHAKIDIAQPLAGFIGSDLLADLLATGVTTQTQPMLLADFGTNTEIALWDGINLWASSVPGGPAFEGVGMRNGLTAESGAICKVSTSAGTRRLHTIGDAPARGYCASGFIDAIALLLDEKQLKPSGRFAEPQTEQGFLLQENTPRSAIFASDIDIFQRAKASTAAAMAQLLVMAGLTAKDLDRLWICGSFGQHLDLNSAFRVGLLPAISSDRVSLLANASLAGCEQLLLNPTGQTRLNAIVQRARVVNLGGVFEYENRFIDHLRLQPMPIAEYE; this is translated from the coding sequence ATGACTGAGACCGCATTGAATACCGAGCGCCCCTCTTCCCCGGATAGAGCCCCGCTGGCGACTATCCGTAGCGAAACGCAGACGCTATGTTTACCGATAAACTCCACTATGTCGGTGCGGCAAGCGCTGGACACCACCGACTTGCGCGTGCGGGCAGCCTGTGGCGGCTTGGGTACCTGCGGCGCGTGTCTGATTCAAACCATCAGCGGCGACTTCAATCCGCCGACACTGGCGGAACGGCAAAAACTGCTACCGGAAGATCTGGCCAGCGGCGTGCGCTTGGCCTGCCAATTACGCGTGCGTAGCGACTGCGAACTTTATCTGGAAAACCCCGCGCCGCACTCGGACTGGAAAAGTCTGGATACCTCTCAACTTTATCGGGCCGACGGCGACCCAGCCGTCACCGCATACGTTTACGGCGTCGCGGTCGATCTGGGCACCACGCATATTCGCCTGTCCTTATGGAATCGGCAATCCGGACGCCGAATCGGCACGCGCTACAGCATCAACCCGCAGGTAGCGCATGGTGCCGACGTGTTGACTCGTCTGGATGCCGAACGCCTGGACGTCGAAGATTGCCTGAGGATAGGTCAACAAGCCCGCGATGCTATCATGGATGGCATTCGCGATATTCTCAGTCGGGACATGGGTGAAATCACGCCTATTCTTGCCGAGCTGGGCAAGGTACTGATAGTCGGCAATACCGCGATGCTCTCGCTAATCTGCGGCAATAGTGGCGACAGTCTTTACCAACCGGAAAACTGGCAAAGCCCCATTGCCTGCCAGCCGGTCGATACCGAGGCCTGGCGCCACGCCTGGCGAACCCCGCATGCCAAAATAGACATCGCCCAACCCCTGGCCGGTTTTATCGGCTCCGACTTGCTGGCCGACTTGCTCGCTACCGGCGTTACTACACAGACGCAACCAATGCTATTGGCAGACTTCGGCACCAATACCGAAATCGCGCTGTGGGATGGCATAAACCTTTGGGCTAGCTCCGTTCCAGGCGGACCGGCATTTGAAGGTGTGGGTATGCGTAACGGTTTAACTGCCGAGTCCGGTGCGATTTGTAAAGTGTCGACAAGTGCAGGCACACGACGCTTGCACACCATAGGGGACGCGCCGGCGCGCGGCTATTGCGCCAGCGGTTTCATCGATGCGATTGCGCTGCTGTTGGATGAAAAGCAACTGAAACCGTCCGGACGTTTCGCCGAGCCCCAAACCGAGCAGGGTTTTTTATTGCAGGAAAACACACCACGAAGTGCCATTTTTGCGAGCGACATCGATATTTTTCAGCGTGCCAAGGCATCAACAGCGGCAGCCATGGCACAATTGCTAGTCATGGCAGGCTTGACCGCAAAGGATTTAGACAGGCTATGGATTTGCGGCAGTTTTGGCCAGCATTTGGATCTGAACAGCGCGTTCCGTGTCGGCTTACTGCCGGCAATCTCCTCTGACCGAGTGAGCCTACTGGCCAACGCCAGCTTGGCCGGTTGCGAACAGCTGTTGTTGAACCCAACAGGGCAAACTCGATTGAATGCTATTGTCCAAAGGGCTCGCGTAGTCAATCTTGGCGGAGTTTTCGAATACGAAAATCGCTTTATCGACCATTTACGCTTACAACCCATGCCCATCGCGGAGTACGAATAA